One genomic segment of Candidatus Cloacimonadota bacterium includes these proteins:
- a CDS encoding DHH family phosphoesterase encodes MNIKPDNDLILKHKEFGGKLLDIAQHAESIAITTHINSDGDGMVVCFALQEILRSNGINSIIVTDGENLDRYSFLMQNNAIEPYHKDMVFDFCCVIDCNSYDRLGERLALAEKAQKVAVLDHHVVEHNPIEADIDLIDYSYPSAGALLWRVLAAHISKLNSATRKYVAECVYVSILNDSNNFSNANTNARMFEISADVAKEGIQPHLLHMAYLQNHSPQEMLYVGKSLATITLHHQDKYLFLYSDLAMAKEIGINPADFMSVTRWVQGITNLNAIAYFREVAPGEWKVSLRSLVLNVQEIAARHGGGGHRKASGLTLHGNLQQVQQTVLDELETAHLIS; translated from the coding sequence TTGAACATAAAGCCCGATAATGATCTGATATTAAAGCATAAAGAATTTGGAGGCAAGCTCTTAGATATTGCACAACATGCTGAGAGTATCGCCATTACAACACACATAAATTCTGATGGTGATGGAATGGTGGTGTGTTTTGCCCTGCAGGAAATTCTGCGTAGTAATGGCATCAATTCCATTATCGTAACCGATGGCGAAAATCTGGATCGCTATTCTTTTCTGATGCAGAATAATGCCATTGAGCCATATCACAAAGATATGGTCTTTGATTTTTGTTGTGTGATAGATTGTAACAGTTATGATCGTTTGGGAGAGAGACTTGCTTTAGCAGAGAAAGCCCAAAAAGTGGCAGTTCTGGATCATCATGTAGTTGAGCACAATCCCATCGAAGCGGATATAGATCTAATCGATTACTCTTATCCATCGGCCGGGGCATTGTTGTGGCGCGTGTTAGCTGCTCATATCTCAAAGTTGAACTCCGCTACCAGAAAATATGTGGCAGAATGCGTTTATGTTAGCATTTTAAACGATAGCAATAACTTCAGTAATGCCAATACTAATGCCAGGATGTTTGAGATATCGGCAGATGTGGCAAAAGAAGGCATTCAACCACATCTATTGCATATGGCGTATTTGCAAAACCATAGTCCCCAAGAGATGCTTTATGTAGGAAAAAGCTTAGCCACGATTACCCTGCATCACCAAGATAAATATCTTTTTCTGTATTCAGATTTGGCAATGGCAAAAGAGATTGGCATAAACCCAGCCGATTTTATGAGTGTTACTAGATGGGTACAGGGAATTACCAATCTCAACGCAATTGCCTACTTTCGAGAGGTTGCACCCGGAGAGTGGAAAGTATCTTTACGATCACTAGTCTTGAACGTTCAGGAGATTGCAGCCCGTCATGGTGGAGGAGGTCATCGTAAGGCTTCTGGGCTTACTTTACATGGCAACCTGCAGCAGGTTCAACAAACAGTATTGGATGAGTTGGAAACAGCTCACCTAATATCATGA